AAACCCTTACAGGCAACAAGTGCCTGATCGATACATTTGACCGAGACTTCAAATTCGATGTAACACACATTTCCATCGCCAAGAAGGCAGACCTGATTATGCTGGCTCCAGCCAGCGCCAACTTGATTGCCAAGCTGGCTAACGGCATTGCTGATGACATGCTGACCACTACGGTTTTGGCCTCTAAGGCGGTAAAACTGATATCTCCAGCGATGAATACTAACATGTACCAGAACCCCATCACCCAGGACAACTTGCGCAAACTAGCTCATTACGGCTTTGAGATTATTCAACCGGCCACCGGACTGCTGGCCTGCAATGATGTCGGCGAAGGTAAAATGCCAGAGCCCGAAGTGCTCTTTGAATACATCCTCAAGCACCTAGCTAAAGAAAAAGACTTAATTGGTAAAAAGGTCTTAGTCACTGCCGGCCCTACTCAGGAGGCCGTGGACCCCGTGCGCTTTATCAGTAACCATTCCACTGGTAAAATGGGCTATGCCCTGGCTCAGGCCTGCATGCTGCGAGGCGCAGAGGTGACGTTAATCACGGGGAAGACTGCCATCGCCCCGCCTAGATTCGTAGATGTGGTACAGGTAACTTCTGCCAAAGACATGTATGATGCAGTCCAGCAGCAAGCGGACAGTGCCCATATGATTTTTAAGGCTGCTGCCGTTTCTGACTATACGCCTTCCGTCTCTTACGAGCACAAGGTAAAGAAAGCAGATGACAGTTTATCCATTCCCCTGGCCCGTACTTCTGATATTCTCTTACAGCTAGGCTCCAGCAAAAAAAATGGACAAGTTCTCTGCGGATTTTCTATGGAAACGGAGAATATGCTGGAAAATTCCCAGGCGAAGCTGGTAAAGAAAAATCTAGACATGATTGTCGCAAATAATCTTAAAGTGGAGGGAGCCGGCTTTGGCACCGACACGAATATCGTCACGATTATTACCAAAGACGGCCTTCAGGAACTGCCTCTTCTTTCCAAGTTTGATACGGCCAACCGAATTATCGACACCGCTTTGGAGCTGTACCAGAAAGAAATATAGAAATTTGCCGTTAACGGCTCCTTAGCTCCATAGTTCCACACCTTTGGCATTCCCTAAAACTAAACCCGTCCAACTTCTAAAACTATAAAACCGTATCCAGCTATTTTACTTGCTGAATACGGTTTTCTTTTGCATTAACCCTTGTCACCCCAAAAGCATATATTATAAAGGAACGCTCATTTTCCCTATAAAAAGCCTCTGCGACACGCTCTTTGCTCACATCCCTTCTCATTAAATTGCAACATTTTTTGATATTCCATTCCTATCGCTTTCAGATTTATTCCCTACATAATAAAAAGGACCAGGTGACCTTATGAAACATACGACAGTTTTAGAAATGCCGTCCGTCGGCTATGTCCGCCTTCTCCATGCAGTCCCCGATGCCCCCAAAGTAGATGTATATGCAAATCAGCAGCTACTAGCCTCGGGACTTGCTTATGGACAGCATACGGACTACATACCTCTTACTAGAGGCCTCTATACCTTTACCCTCTATGCAGCAGATGACACAGAACAGCCCCTGCTGGTCAATCAGTTGTCCGTCGGCATCGGAGACCTGTATACCGTCTGCATCTGTGGCATGGCAGCAACGATAAATTTTCTGGCAGTTTCCGATTTTGCTCAGCCCCCCGGTATCATCAATGCCTTGTTTCGCTTTGTTCACCTATCACCAGACACTCCAGCTGTGGATGTAACACTGCCTAACGGGACTTTATTATTCTCTCAAGTTTCCTTCCAGCAGATAACTCGATACCTGCCGATCGCTCCCAGACCTTTCAACTTTCAGCTCCGACTAGATTCAAATCCTGCTGTGGTGATTATTACGCTGCCTTCTTTTTCTCTCCACCAAGGTAAGATTTATACGCTCTATGCCCTAGGCTTGTCCATGGGAACTCCACCTCTTGACGGCCTTTTCTTGGAAGACAACAACTTAACCTGAATATGAAAAAAGGCGGTGTCCTGCAAGTGCTAAACCAGCCCACTGCAAAACCTCCCGCCTTTCCTATTCAAAATACTAT
The genomic region above belongs to Aminipila butyrica and contains:
- a CDS encoding DUF4397 domain-containing protein, with translation MKHTTVLEMPSVGYVRLLHAVPDAPKVDVYANQQLLASGLAYGQHTDYIPLTRGLYTFTLYAADDTEQPLLVNQLSVGIGDLYTVCICGMAATINFLAVSDFAQPPGIINALFRFVHLSPDTPAVDVTLPNGTLLFSQVSFQQITRYLPIAPRPFNFQLRLDSNPAVVIITLPSFSLHQGKIYTLYALGLSMGTPPLDGLFLEDNNLT
- the coaBC gene encoding bifunctional phosphopantothenoylcysteine decarboxylase/phosphopantothenate--cysteine ligase CoaBC, encoding MLTGKTVVLGITGSIAAYKTAYLASALKKQHCDVHVIMTKNACEFIAPLTFETLTGNKCLIDTFDRDFKFDVTHISIAKKADLIMLAPASANLIAKLANGIADDMLTTTVLASKAVKLISPAMNTNMYQNPITQDNLRKLAHYGFEIIQPATGLLACNDVGEGKMPEPEVLFEYILKHLAKEKDLIGKKVLVTAGPTQEAVDPVRFISNHSTGKMGYALAQACMLRGAEVTLITGKTAIAPPRFVDVVQVTSAKDMYDAVQQQADSAHMIFKAAAVSDYTPSVSYEHKVKKADDSLSIPLARTSDILLQLGSSKKNGQVLCGFSMETENMLENSQAKLVKKNLDMIVANNLKVEGAGFGTDTNIVTIITKDGLQELPLLSKFDTANRIIDTALELYQKEI